Below is a genomic region from Prolixibacteraceae bacterium.
AGTTTATTTGTCATCATTGGAAAATAGAGTTTATTTTGATTTCAAGTTAAGCAAAATGTTGAATAAAGTCAAAAAATTACCAACCAGTATGGGACTTTTGACATCTTTTTGTAAAATCTTTTATACGTAATATGGTTTTGTATCTTTGTGCCAAAATATTAATGGAAAGAAAGATAGATGAGTAACACATATAATTGGGGACACCCAAAAAGATATAATGATTTTTCCACCCATTTTAAACGTATGTTTGAAAGAAGGGTTCAAAAGGTATCTATAGATGCAGGATTTACATGTCCAAATAGGGATGGGACAAAAGCAAGAGGAGGATGTACATATTGTAATAATGATACTTTTACTCCTTCATATACAAACCTAAAAGTTCCGATTACGACACAAATAGATCAAGGAGTTGAGTTTTTTAAAAAGAAGTATAATGCAATCTCTTTTTTAGCATATTTTCAAGCTTTTTCAAATACCTATGCGCCATTTGATGTACTTAAGCGTTTCTATGAAGAGGCTTTATCTCATCCAGATGTGATTGGTTTAGTGATTGCAACACGTCCAGATTGTTTATCTGCTGAGATACTTGATTATTTAGCTGAGCTGTCAAAGAAATGTTATATAATGGTTGAGTTGGGTGTTGAATCGACCAACAATAGTACATTAGAATTTATCAATCGTGGACATACACATGAAGAGACGCTCGAAGCAATCCAAGCGCTTCATGAAAGAGGAATTCATAACTGTATTCATACTATATTAGGTCTTCCTGGTGAGGATAAAGAGATGCTATTAGAACAAGCACGTGTGATTTCTGAGCTACCTATAGAGAATTTAAAATTACACCAACTTCAGATCCATAAAGGAACTAAGATGTTTCGCCAATATAGAGAAAACCCAGAGTTGTTCTCTTTATATAGTGCCGAAGAGTATATGGATCTAGTAATTGCTTATTTGGAAATATTGAACCCCAATATCATTGTTGAGCGTTTTATTAGTACGGCTCCTCCAGAGCTATTAGTGGCACCTAAATGGGGATTAAAGAATTTTGAATTTGTTGCTAAATTAGAGAAGAAATTAGAAGCAAATGATACCTATCAAGGTCGATTGTATACAAAATAATAGATCTCCCTCAATCACATTTCGTGATTGGGGGGATGAAATAACTGACAATTATTAGAAGTATATACTCTTTTATGCAAGAATACACCTGCCCCTAAAACATATTTTACCATCGTTAGGATGAACCGTCTCTACGTTTATAGAAGAAGTCTCATCTGTTACAGTTTGGGTTGCTTTTACATCTAAGATTTCGCCCCAACTTGCTTCTTTTATATATTCAATTGTTATGGATTTGATCTGGTTATTTTTAAGTGTCTCCTGAGGTATACATTGTAGTAGCCAATCAAAATAACGAGTGTTATTGGCATGTTGGTGCATATCAATATCACTATAACCAATTCTAATATGCCCTTTGACTTGATCGTCTTCTACTTTAATCTTATTTTCAAAATATAGCTCTGTCCCTTCGTTTTGAAAAGGAAGTAAATCCGTTTTTATTGTTGATGGACGTACAGGTCTTCTTTTTTGTTCATTCACAATTAACCATCCTGAACTGCCTTTGCAGATTACGCGATCTTCCTTTTTAAACTGGAAATCTCTACGAAAAAGCAGTCCTTCGGATTCAACAGTCCATGTTTCGATAACAAACTCATCTTCCCAATATAAAGGTTCGATTATATTCATCTCAATCTTCGAGAGTACCCAAAAAAGTCCTTTCTCTATAAGCGCGTCATAACCTATTCCTAATTGTTCTGCATGAACTGTTGCTGCTTCTTGAAAGATTCTCACCATTGAGGATGGGCGCATTTGTTTACGAAAATCTACTTGGAAAGAGTGTACCTGATGTTGGCTTTGATATATTACATTCATTGTGAAATTATTTAAGTCCAGTATTTCTTTGTCTTAAAGACGCAAATGTAACTTTTTTATATTATTTCACACTCTTTCTATCTGTTGTCAAACCCATTTGGGGACTTAAGTTGTTTATTAGTAAAAAGGTTGGTTCATGTTACTGTGATATAGAATTCTTAATTTTCTATAAGAATAACACTCTTTAATAAGCTAAAGGATCTATGTTCGTATATTTGCGAAACATGTTGAAATTTTCAAGACGTAGATGATTCTAAAACAACAAAAATATTCACAAGGTCTTCGTTCACTTATGACGTTGGCAATACCAATGGTTGGGTCTCAATTGCTACAACTTACCTATAATTTTATCGATATGATTTGGGTCGGTAAGTTGGGAGGAGATGCTGTCGCAGCTGTTGGGACTGCTGGATTCTTTCTGAACCTTGGATGGGCATTAGCCTCTATTATTACTGTAGGGGTAAATGTGAAGTTATCCCAATCCATAGGAGCAAAGAAAGAGTTGGAATCTAAGGTCATTGCTAAAAGTGGCCTACTTGGAATGGTGTTCTTAGCTTTATTGTTTTCCGTATTAATGGGAAGCAATACAGACTATTGGATATCTCTTTTTCAGATGGATAATCAATGGGTAAATGAAGCTTCAAGTAACTATCTTTTCTTAGGTTCTTGGGGGGCAATAATCACTTTCTTAAACCTGTTATTTATCAGCATACTTAACAGTTATAAGCAGACTAAAAGAGCATTTAAGATAAATTCGATAGGTTTTATACTTAATATCGTATTAGATCCAATATTGATTTTTCTATTGGATTTAGGAGTACAAGGGGCAATCATCGCGACACTAATATCTAAAGCGGTCACCTTATACTTTCTGGCTATAGAAGTCTATCGTAAATCTTATATTCGAGTGTCTATTAATAATGATGGAATCAGATGTCTTCGTGAGATTGTTCGCTTAGGTTTTCCTACATCTGTACAGAGAATCATTTTTGGTTTGATATATATCGTGATGGGGAAGTTTATCGCTACATTTGGAACAGATGCAATTGCGATACAAAAAATAGGAATTCAGATAGAATCGATCACATTTACATTAGTCGCAGGGATCTCACAAGCATCAACAATTATTGTTGGACAACTGTATGGTGCTGGAAAGTATAATGAAATTAAACAAACTTATCGGCAGGCATTATTGTTATCGGGAAGTGCAGGAGTTATATTAACTCTAACTTTTTTGTTAATCCCTGAATATCTTATTCGACTTTTTGTTGATAGTCCTGAAATCATAAAAGGAGGGGCATGGTATCTCAGAATAATAGGAGTTTCACAGGTATTTATGACCTCTGAGATGATCGGAATGGGAACATTAAATGGTTTAGGAATGACGGTCCTTCCTCCAATTAATAGTATCTTGTTAACTTCTATTCGTATTCCTATCGCTTATTTTTTAGCGTTCTCGACTTCGCTTGGATTAACGGGGATATGGTGGAGTATTTCTGCAACAAGTATCCTAAAAGGAATTGTTCTAACAGTTATGGTATTGATAGTGTTTCATAAAAGAAAAGGTTATAATGGAACAGTGGTTAAAGAATATAAATAAACAAGCTCCTGGCTTGTTGTTAGATGGGTTGTTTGGGCTTGAAAAAGAGGCTCTGAGAGTGGATGAAAAAGGATTATTATCTTTATTTCCCCACCCCAAATCTTTAGGTGATAAGTCAACTCACGCTTTTATTACAACGGATTTTTCAGAAAGTCAGATTGAGCTGATTTCACCTCCAATGTCTACAATAAAAGAAGCATTAGGATTTATTGAAACAGCACAAGATATTGTCTTTGATAATATTGATGATGAATATTTATGGCCTCAGAGTCTACCATGTTTGCTTCCAGACTCTCATATGATTCCAATCGCTAAGTTTACGGGAGATCATTCAGGTAAGCAAGATTATAGAGAATATCTTCTAGATACCTACGGTCCAGAAGTGCAAACCTTCTCTGGAATACATTTTAATGTGTCTTTGTCTGATGAAATTTGGACTCTTGATCAGAGTCAGGAGCGGAGTGACTTGAAGCCTATTGTTTATATGAAGATGATGCGTAATTTTATTCGTTATCGTTGGATTTTAATATGGTTATTTGGTGCAAGTCCTATTGCAGATGGTTCCTTAAAGGTTAAAAAGATTGATGGTTTTGATGAAAAGAAAATCCATCCGGTCTGTTTAGAAGGGGTTAGTATTCGATCAGGACGTTTAGGTTATCGAAATCATGAGTTGATAGAACTAGATTATTCAACATGGGATAGATTTAAAAAGTCTATTGATAAACATGTTAAGGCAGGTCGACTTATTGGCCCTCAGGAGCTTTATCTTCCAATAAGAATAAAGACAATAAATGATGATATCAGCCATGTTGAAGTTCGGTTATTAGACATTGACCCATTTGAGCAGACTGGAATTAATATTGATACCTTACGTTTTGTTCATCTTTTTCTATTACATATGCTTCTTATTGAAGAGAGAGATGTACTTGATGTGGATAAGCAAAAACAGATACAAGATTTTCAAGATTGGATTTGTTGCAATGGTCTACAATCTGATGGAGTACTTCCAAATGATTCAGAAGTAAAGATCAAAGATGTCGTCAGGTCATTTATCAGACAGATGGTTGATGATTTTGAGAAGATTGGATTGAAACTTCCCGACTGTTATGTCGATTCATTAGCAAAGGTTGAGTCTTTATCTATTGTGCCCGATAATAGAGTTGCAGTTCGTTTGGTAGAAAATATTCAGAGAGAAGGGTTTGTCGCATTTCATATGAAACAAGCCAAGAAGTTCAAACTTCAAGCACAGATGCAAGGATATCAATTTCATGGTTTGGAAGATATGGAGCTATCTACCCAACTTCTTCTTCGAGCAGCTTTACATCGAGGTGTTCATTATGAGATAATGGATCGCCAAGAAAATTTTATTCGACTTTTTAATGCGACAAAAGAAGAGTATGTTGTTCAAGCGACTAAAACCTCTTTAGATCCATATAGCGTCGTGTTGATGATGGAGAATAAAACAGTAACGAAGAAGGTTCTGAATCGTGCTGGTATTCATGTGCCATCTGGAAATACATATGATAGTTTGGCTAAAGCTAAAAGTCAATATGTTGTATACAGGTCTCATAAATTGGTTGTAAAACCTCAGTCAACAAACTTCGGATTAGGGATCACGATATTGCATCCGTCATTTTCAGAAAGTGATTATGCTGAAGCACTAGATTTGGCTTTTAGATATGATAAAAGTGTTTTAGTTGAACATTTTATTGAAGGGGAAGAGTATCGTATATTCTTAATAGATAAGAAAGTTGTTGCTGTATTAAAGAGGGTTCCAGCTAATGTGTTAGGAGATGGTTCTCATACAATAAAACAACTTGTTGAACTAAAAAACCTCGATCCATTAAGAGGTAAAGGTTATCGTACTCCTTTAGAAAAATTACATTTAGGAGCAGAAGAAATTTTCTTTTTAAAACAGACTGGACATACACCTCTCGATATTCCGAAGGATGGTGAAGTTGTATACCTTAGAGAGAATTCGAATATAAGTACTGGTGGCGATAGTATTGATTACACTGATGATATTCATCCTTCTTATTATGCAATTGCTGAAGATGCGGCGCAAGTTATCTGTGTTGAAATCACGGGGTTGGATATGATGATACAAGATATAAAGGATGTTGCTTCAGATAACAATTACGGTATCATTGAAATGAATTTTAATCCTGCCATTCATATTCATTGTTTTCCATATAAAGGGAAAAACCGTAAATTAAACGAAAAGATATTGACGAGTCTTGGCTTTTGATGGTAGGAGTTATGAACTTTTTCTTTTTGTGTTGAGATATTGACTCAGTATTCTATTTGATGCGGTATTTATTACATTAAAAAGGACTTTCAATAATAATATCGGAGGTCCTTTTTTGTAAATTAATCTAACAAAATAGAATTTATATGATCTTCAAGTACATTCTTTGGTAGTGCCCCTTGTACCATCTGAGGTTTTGAATCTAATGGGATAAATAGAAGAGAAGGAATACTTTGTATCCCGAATAATGCACTAATTTCCATCTCTTTCTCTGTGTCGACTTTAAAAATGTATATATCCTCATGATAAGTAGCTGCAAGTTCCTCGAGTATAGGAGCAATTGCTTTACACGGACCACACCAATCTGCATAAAAATCAATAATACATGGCTTATCTCCTTTATAATTCCATTCTAAATCTTTGGTGAAATCCATCACTCTTTCGATGAAGGTCTCTTTATCTAGTAGTATCGTTTTAGCTCCCATAAGCATTGTTGTTATAGTTCTTTTGTTGTTTAAAACAACTATTTGATGGATATGTTCAGTTATTCGCAGTGTCGTTTAAATCTCTTCTCTGACTGAATAATGATACAATCCCGTAATCTTTATAAATAAGCAGACTAGAGGTGAAAAGTCTCTCCAATTTTGGGTGTAATTACATGAAGTGATTCCATTAGCTTATTAACTACAATGGGGGAAGTACAGTGTAAAGGGACAAGGGTAAGATTCTGATACTTCTTCAGCAAATCGATATACTCTAAAAGCTCGTCATTGATCTCTTTTAGGTGTAACCCTCCTGATATACTTATTATGTTTTGAGATTCTGTTACATTCATTGCATGGTGTATTAGATTAAATATTCCTGCATGATTACATCCTGTTATGATATGAATACCATTATTCTCTTTTATCGCAATCGCTGAATCGTCAAAAATATTATCAGGCGAAAAGTCTTCTAGGTGGAAGTTCGTTTTTCCTTTGCGTTTTCTTGGTATTTCGCCAAGAAAAACAATTTGATCAGTAAGCCATAGTGGCAATTTGGTAAGATGTAAATCAAACCGTTTTGATAGATCTGCCTTATTCATGTTTAGTCCTAAATATGAATTATCTTTATCTCTAAACCTTTGTGTGAATATAGACGGGTGAGCAATCAATTTTCCTTCTTGTAGGTATATTAGTCCGTTACCATGATCCCAATGCCCATGACTAAGAACTCGAGTAGTGTTTGTTAATGTGATTCCTGCTTTTTTAGCATTATGAAGGAATCCATCAGTCGCTCCCATATCGAACAAAATTTGTATCTCTTCTGTTTCGATGTAGAGTGATAACCCATGCTCTGATATCCACCCTGGATGAGGGGTGTTGTCAATTAAAATGGTGATTTTCATTTCTGAATATTTGTGAGTAGATGATATAATTTTAGTATGTGTTATATAACATGCAGCCTGCAAACGTTTGTGGAAACGTGTGCATAATGAAAGGTTATATGAACTATTGCTGTTTTGTATATATGTTTATAGATTGCTCAAAGTTTAATCAAGAATTGTAGTTTAAAATAAAGAATAAATGATGAATCCAAAAAACTTATCGATATTATTTCTCTTAGGATTGGTGTTCTTAAACTGCCAGCCTCATGTAACGAAGATAAAAGAAGAAGTTCCAAAGAAAGTTGTCGTTTATCAAGTATTTACTCGATTGTTTGGTAATACTAATACTACGAATAAACCTTGGGGAACTAAGGAAGAAAATGGCGTAGGTAAGTATAATGATTTTAGCGATAAAGCTCTGTCTGAATTAAATGATTTAGGGGTTACACATATATGGTATACGGGGGTTCCTCATCATGCATTGGTTGGAGATTATACAAAGTATGGTATCTCTATGGATGACCCTGATGTGGTCAAAGGTCGTGCTGGATCTCCATATGCTGTGAAAGATTATTATAATGTAGACCCTGATATGGCAGTCGATCCGTCAAAACGGCTCGATGAATTTCAAGCATTAATTAATCGTACACATAAGCATAATATGAAAGTAATTATTGATATCGTTCCGAATCATGTTGCTCGTTCTTATCATAGTATAACAAAACCTGAGCTCGATTTTGGAGCAGAGGATGATACTACAATTGTATTTGACGTGGATAATAATTTCTATTATATTCCCCAAAGCCATTTTGAGGTTCCTGATCCATTAAACGGATATATGCCACTAGGTGGAGATAAGGCAGAAATGCTGGATGGGAAATTTGATGAGCATCCTGCCAAATGGACTGGAAATGGATCAAGAAGTGCGAAACCCCATTTTTATGATTGGTATGAAACAGTTAAGATTAATTATGGCATAGATCCATCAGGAAAGAGCCATTTTCTGAAGTTACCTGATGGAGCAGATACTTTAGATTACAAAAATCACTATGCTTATTGGAAAGATAAAAAAGTGCCGAGTTCATGGATTAAATTTCGTGATATTGCTCTGTTTTGGTTAGATAGAGGTGTTGATGGATTTCGATATGATATGGCAGAAATGGTACCCGTAGAGTTCTGGAGTTTTATGAATTCATCAATTAAAATGAAGAATCCAAATGCGTTTTTGATGGCTGAAGTTTATCAACCAAAACTCTATCGAGATTACATCAATAAAGGAAAAATGGACTACCTATATGATAAGGTTGCTTTGTACGATACTCTAAAGCATATAATGCAAGGTCACGGAGATGTTCGTAATATTACTAGTGTTGTGGAAGCAACGTCAGATATAGAACACCATATGTTGCATTTTTTAGAGAATCATGATGAACAGCGTATTGCTTCCCCTGAATTTGCGGGCAATGCTAAGAAAGGAGTTCCTGCAATGATTGTTTCTGCTACTTTAGGAACATCACCAACAATGATCTATTTTGGACAAGAGGTTGGTGAACCTGGCAACGAAAATGCTGGATTCGGAAATCATTCAAGAACTTCAATCTTTGATTATATAGGAGTTCCACATCATCAAAGGTGGATGAATAATGGAAAATTTGATGGCGGTCAACTTTCCCTTGAAGAGAAATCATTAAGAAATTTCTATAATAAGTTATTAAACTTTACGATAAATAGTACCGCTTTAATGGGGCAATATGAGGACCTTACACGTTTTAATGATGCGATGGGGAACCCTTATGTGAAGTCGTTATTTATACATGCTCGTTGGTCTAATGAAGAGAATCTCCTCATCCTTTCAAACTTTTCTGAGAAGGAGTTGTTAAATGTTAAAATCCATATCCCATTATCTATAGTGAAAAATTGGGAAATAGAAGATCATCAAGTGGTTCTAAAAGATCATTTAGGACATGAAATTACATCCACGATTACAGTGGAATCACAAGATGCATTTTTCATTGTAGATATACCTGCCCTCGATGGTTTAATCCTGTCAGTGGAGTAGTTATTAGTTGTTTTAATAGTTAGGTCGAACGTACTTCTTTTTATAGAAGTACGTTTTTTTTGGTGTGCCATGCATGTAAATTAACTAATCGGTGCAAGTCCGTAGTGGAGGTTTGTAGAGCCAACCACCTAGCAGAAGGCAAGGGTGCTTATCGTGAGGTATAACCTGAAGGAAGCCGTATGCAAAACTCTGATCCGAGGTATACGAATCTCATTAGGCGGTATATAACTGGATAAGCTTGCCAAACAAAGTGAAGTCCGAATTCTACACGGAGTTTATACCGTAGATGTGGCGGATAGATGGAGTGAAAGTTAATTTCCTTACCATGGGAGGTCTCACAGATGGATACAGTGTATTTTTTTTCCTGTCCATTCACAAAAAGTTAACTGTGAGAAGTCAGCCGAGGTCATAGTACTGTATCCACTTTACAGGAAGGACTGAATCTTAAATTGTTCATAATACAGACTGTTACCTAATGAAGGGATCAATGCAGAAAATATCGGAAGATAGCTACTTGAGTGAAGGTAGAGCGGAACTCGATAATAACTCAAGAGCGCACACTTTCAATGGGATAACTGAAGCCATTATGAAAACGACCATTACAACAGATAATTTATTAGAACGAGTCCTAGAATCAGATAACCTAAATAAGGCTTATTTACAGGTTTATCGAAATAAAGGGAGTCATGGAGTTGATGAGATGCAGGTGGAATCCTTAAAAGATTATCTCAGATTTCATCGAAAAGTTTTAATAACAGAACTACGAAAAGGTAAGTGTTAACCCGATGGCGAATTATCATTATTTCATGCGGCATATTTGATCGGAGTTTTTGAAGAGCAAAGCGTATGAATATGCTAATACGAGGAAAAAGTATTGGCGCATTTCATTTCAAAGAGTCCAATTCTACAAACGACTATAACGAATAAGAATTTGGAGAAGGCAGGCTATATTACGCTAAGTGATTATTATCAGAAAGTAAAGTCGTGATTTAGGGAGTCGCCGTATACGAGACCCGTACGTACGGTGGTGTGGGAGGTGTACTGGAAGATTAAATATCTTCCAGCCATCTACCCGATTTAGGAATCTATAATCTCAATCAACGTTTTATCGCAAGTCTCGTAAGCTCATAATAATTTGAATTAAAGTTACTCCCTTTAAACAAGAGTGTCATTTGTTGTGTTTTATATAAAGGAGAAGTTGGATAATAAAAAGAGTATGTGTTATCATCTTTTTATTCTATGGGACGGGGATTTCGAGAATTATTAAAAATACTGTTCCTAGGCGATTATTTTCTTTAAAGACTTTTTTAACCGTTGTTTTAGTACCTGTTATCGCTGTATTGATAACTTCAGAGGAGTGTGATGCTGGTAATTTAAAATTATCTTCAAATGAGACTCTGAGTTGTCCTATTCGCAAGAAGAAAACCCAAAAGAAAGAAGAAAATAGCACAAATTTTTGCAATAAGAAGTTTGATCAGATTAAATTTAAATACGATAGCCTATTACTCCTACTTCGATCAAATTATAATAGCTATTTACCATTTCACCTTCAGACAAGAGATAAATATATTGGATCGTATATGTCTGTTCTCGAGAATAACGAAAGTTTTATTAAGGATGTTGTTGAGCGTATTCGTCAAACTAATAATGATTATTGTGATGTTTGTTATAACATAAATGCAACTTCTGTTGGATTAGGTTCTAATTCTCATGAGTTCGGAGATGCGAAGAACTTAAAGGCGCAACAGGAGCGACGGATTTTGGGAGATAGCCTTTATATGGTTTTACGTCATTTTCAGCGTAAAGAGTTGAATAATTATAATAGATGGAGTCGTCAAGTGGTTGCTTTACACGATAAGTTGATTAAAATGAAATCAGAATCACTACTTAATGCTTCTGTATTTATGATTCCTTCAGGCAATAATCAAGATTTCATCGTGCAGAATAAGAAAATTAAGTTTGTACATAAAGAAGATAAATATGTTATTCCTAATATCATCCCCAATGGTTATCTAGATTTGTTATTACAAAAGCAAAATTTATTGGTACAACAGATGCAAAATAACTATTGGTATTATGGATATTTAAATGAATCCGAGAATCATCTGGCTACAAACCTTTACGCAGATATGTGTATCGAAGCATGTCGTGTTAACGATACAATTGCGGATAATATAAGATATTTTTGTTTCTACTATCGCACAGAACGAGGTAAGATTGCACGTGAGATGATGTTACGAGAACAGAAATCGTATGCTTATAGTAATCTACTGAAGAAGTATAATAATACTATTAGATCTTTGTTAGGAGATAGTTTAAATAAAGAATTTGGTAAAAGAATCCACCTTGATCGTAAAAGGTATAATGTAAGACTTGAGCTGTATAGTCAAATGCAACAGCATATTGATTCTTGCCGAAACAATCAGTCTGTACACTTTGAATTTATTAAATTAAAAGTGTTAGACTTTGAAACCTATAGTTTTAGCCTTATAGGTGTCGTAGATACATTGAGCTATCTTAAACAATATATGGAAGGTGAATTTAAGGATAAATGTTTATACATTCACAACGACCATGATGCGATCCAAGAAAAATCATTTATCTATTGTAATATTCTTAATGGTACTACAACTTGTTCTAAAGTACTGTTAGATCAAGTGAAAGAACAATATATTTCTTTTCGAACTAAGATTCAAAACTTGACTATAGAAGATAATGCAAATGAGAAAATTCAGCGTTTAAATCTTACTTATCATCAACAGTTATACAAAGGACTAGGAGAAAAGGAGTATGAAGCTTTTATGATGAGATTATATCAAAATAAATTGTACTTTAATTATATCCTAGGGATTTATCACACTTTTATCTCGATAAAGAGTGATGAATAATCATAGAAAGAGCTGTGATAATATATTTCTTCCCTTCATACCACATTATGAAGTTTAATCTCTCATCAGAGGATGATCTTCCTCTGATGAGAGATTAATCCTCTAAAAATAAACAACAACACAAGAAAGGTAATAATGCTGGAGATATGATGAATATGCTTTGACTATATTAAAGTTGGATGTTGACAATAAAAATCCTCTGAAATAGAGCTGTTTGCGTTGATGGGTGTCGTGAGAAACTATTGTCAATTACTGCATCTTTATAATTGATTCTAATATGCATTGAGCTTAAGGCGTAATTTCCGTTGGGTAAAATACTATTTAAAGATGTAAAACAAATAGCTGTTCGTAAATAAAAATGTCATAGGATGAAAAAGTTCTTTTTTTGAGAAGATTTGTTATTTGTTTATGTCAAGTATATTGACATAGTTTAATGATTTAAATCGATTGCAGCTGTGCTAATGTGATAAGATATAAACCATGGGTAAGTATTTAACATTTCTGTAGTGTCCTTATTAGTAGTAGTTTGTGACCTTGTGTTTT
It encodes:
- a CDS encoding TIGR01212 family radical SAM protein (This family includes YhcC from E. coli K-12, an uncharacterized radical SAM protein.), whose protein sequence is MSNTYNWGHPKRYNDFSTHFKRMFERRVQKVSIDAGFTCPNRDGTKARGGCTYCNNDTFTPSYTNLKVPITTQIDQGVEFFKKKYNAISFLAYFQAFSNTYAPFDVLKRFYEEALSHPDVIGLVIATRPDCLSAEILDYLAELSKKCYIMVELGVESTNNSTLEFINRGHTHEETLEAIQALHERGIHNCIHTILGLPGEDKEMLLEQARVISELPIENLKLHQLQIHKGTKMFRQYRENPELFSLYSAEEYMDLVIAYLEILNPNIIVERFISTAPPELLVAPKWGLKNFEFVAKLEKKLEANDTYQGRLYTK
- a CDS encoding MATE family efflux transporter is translated as MILKQQKYSQGLRSLMTLAIPMVGSQLLQLTYNFIDMIWVGKLGGDAVAAVGTAGFFLNLGWALASIITVGVNVKLSQSIGAKKELESKVIAKSGLLGMVFLALLFSVLMGSNTDYWISLFQMDNQWVNEASSNYLFLGSWGAIITFLNLLFISILNSYKQTKRAFKINSIGFILNIVLDPILIFLLDLGVQGAIIATLISKAVTLYFLAIEVYRKSYIRVSINNDGIRCLREIVRLGFPTSVQRIIFGLIYIVMGKFIATFGTDAIAIQKIGIQIESITFTLVAGISQASTIIVGQLYGAGKYNEIKQTYRQALLLSGSAGVILTLTFLLIPEYLIRLFVDSPEIIKGGAWYLRIIGVSQVFMTSEMIGMGTLNGLGMTVLPPINSILLTSIRIPIAYFLAFSTSLGLTGIWWSISATSILKGIVLTVMVLIVFHKRKGYNGTVVKEYK
- the gshAB gene encoding bifunctional glutamate--cysteine ligase GshA/glutathione synthetase GshB, which produces MEQWLKNINKQAPGLLLDGLFGLEKEALRVDEKGLLSLFPHPKSLGDKSTHAFITTDFSESQIELISPPMSTIKEALGFIETAQDIVFDNIDDEYLWPQSLPCLLPDSHMIPIAKFTGDHSGKQDYREYLLDTYGPEVQTFSGIHFNVSLSDEIWTLDQSQERSDLKPIVYMKMMRNFIRYRWILIWLFGASPIADGSLKVKKIDGFDEKKIHPVCLEGVSIRSGRLGYRNHELIELDYSTWDRFKKSIDKHVKAGRLIGPQELYLPIRIKTINDDISHVEVRLLDIDPFEQTGINIDTLRFVHLFLLHMLLIEERDVLDVDKQKQIQDFQDWICCNGLQSDGVLPNDSEVKIKDVVRSFIRQMVDDFEKIGLKLPDCYVDSLAKVESLSIVPDNRVAVRLVENIQREGFVAFHMKQAKKFKLQAQMQGYQFHGLEDMELSTQLLLRAALHRGVHYEIMDRQENFIRLFNATKEEYVVQATKTSLDPYSVVLMMENKTVTKKVLNRAGIHVPSGNTYDSLAKAKSQYVVYRSHKLVVKPQSTNFGLGITILHPSFSESDYAEALDLAFRYDKSVLVEHFIEGEEYRIFLIDKKVVAVLKRVPANVLGDGSHTIKQLVELKNLDPLRGKGYRTPLEKLHLGAEEIFFLKQTGHTPLDIPKDGEVVYLRENSNISTGGDSIDYTDDIHPSYYAIAEDAAQVICVEITGLDMMIQDIKDVASDNNYGIIEMNFNPAIHIHCFPYKGKNRKLNEKILTSLGF
- the trxA gene encoding thioredoxin; protein product: MGAKTILLDKETFIERVMDFTKDLEWNYKGDKPCIIDFYADWCGPCKAIAPILEELAATYHEDIYIFKVDTEKEMEISALFGIQSIPSLLFIPLDSKPQMVQGALPKNVLEDHINSILLD
- a CDS encoding MBL fold metallo-hydrolase, coding for MKITILIDNTPHPGWISEHGLSLYIETEEIQILFDMGATDGFLHNAKKAGITLTNTTRVLSHGHWDHGNGLIYLQEGKLIAHPSIFTQRFRDKDNSYLGLNMNKADLSKRFDLHLTKLPLWLTDQIVFLGEIPRKRKGKTNFHLEDFSPDNIFDDSAIAIKENNGIHIITGCNHAGIFNLIHHAMNVTESQNIISISGGLHLKEINDELLEYIDLLKKYQNLTLVPLHCTSPIVVNKLMESLHVITPKIGETFHL
- a CDS encoding alpha-amylase family protein — translated: MMNPKNLSILFLLGLVFLNCQPHVTKIKEEVPKKVVVYQVFTRLFGNTNTTNKPWGTKEENGVGKYNDFSDKALSELNDLGVTHIWYTGVPHHALVGDYTKYGISMDDPDVVKGRAGSPYAVKDYYNVDPDMAVDPSKRLDEFQALINRTHKHNMKVIIDIVPNHVARSYHSITKPELDFGAEDDTTIVFDVDNNFYYIPQSHFEVPDPLNGYMPLGGDKAEMLDGKFDEHPAKWTGNGSRSAKPHFYDWYETVKINYGIDPSGKSHFLKLPDGADTLDYKNHYAYWKDKKVPSSWIKFRDIALFWLDRGVDGFRYDMAEMVPVEFWSFMNSSIKMKNPNAFLMAEVYQPKLYRDYINKGKMDYLYDKVALYDTLKHIMQGHGDVRNITSVVEATSDIEHHMLHFLENHDEQRIASPEFAGNAKKGVPAMIVSATLGTSPTMIYFGQEVGEPGNENAGFGNHSRTSIFDYIGVPHHQRWMNNGKFDGGQLSLEEKSLRNFYNKLLNFTINSTALMGQYEDLTRFNDAMGNPYVKSLFIHARWSNEENLLILSNFSEKELLNVKIHIPLSIVKNWEIEDHQVVLKDHLGHEITSTITVESQDAFFIVDIPALDGLILSVE